The Procambarus clarkii isolate CNS0578487 chromosome 42, FALCON_Pclarkii_2.0, whole genome shotgun sequence nucleotide sequence AGTTTATCATTTTGGCCTTAAAGGTTTGAAGATTGGTCACCAGAAAAAATGGAAGAATTTCCATGAAAGTGCATGTTCTAGAAAATAATAGATCATTATGTcataaaataacaaaaatagGAAAATTTGGATGCAAcaaaaagggggggggaagggagtctAGAACATAAAGTGTTTATTTTGAATAGGTTTTGACTATACTGTGGCCCTTTGATCTATGTGCAAATTTTGAAATGTGCAACGAGATTTTAACTACTGAAAGTGCGATGTATGGTTCACAGGTATGAATTATTGGGCATGGATCTTGTAGAAGTGTAGTTAAGCTGGGTATGACTTCATACTTGGCTTAACAGGACAAGTATGGGTGGATATAAAAATTTagagaaagaaaaggatgggaagAAATTGACAGAAAAGAATATTGTAGTGTGAAGTGTCAAAAGCATAGGAAGTTAGCAGCCAGTCCTCGTACAGAATGCACCTCAAATTGGACACTGTTAACACAAGCATACAAATTTAGGCGCATTAGGTGGGTAAATAAAAGCATCTTGATTTGTATGCTTTCTTGGACTAATGAGCATCAGCTTTGAtaggtgggttggttggttgAGGTTCATTTACTCATGGTCTGGTAAACACTTTAAATTAGATGCTTGTCAATTTGTAAGACACTGAGGAGTGCATGGCACGAGCCACCTTTATGTTTAAGTTAAGTGAGCATATTAAATTTGGAGCCATTCAGTTTTATGTGCAAAAGTTTGTGACATCTCaactataataaatatatttgaaTATGTAACAATAGGCAACATtaaaatatttacataaaaaatttatataaattaatttttatttacttGTACTCTAGTGCTGCTTTTCATTATTATGGCATAACTtaatattataaataaaaattatagtGTTCGATTTGGGCAAGATTTTCTAATAGTGAGTAACCCGTCAGAATTCAAAATCTTAAGTTTTTTCTATAAGTTGGCATAAAACTGCCAATAAACTGGAGGCATGATTCACCTTATGGTTTCCCATAGTCAAGGACACGAAGCCTATTAGGCTTATCAAGGTCCCCTCCCCTAGGCTAACTACTGATGAACTTTACCCTGGATGTAGTCCACAACTTCTTAGCTTCCATGCACCTAttcacagctaggtgaacagaggaatcggGTGAAAAGAAACATTGCCCAAACATCTCTATCCTGCTTGATAATTGAACCTAATAACCTCGGTTGTAATTTGAGGACAGACAACTGCACTACAGTTTTTATAATGATATTGTGAACATGAAGCTATAATTTTTTAGGAAGGTTATGATAAAGTAAATATCGAGCTGCATCTTGCAGAATATTTTCCTTGCACTCTGACCCCCTTAGTATTTTTCACAGCAACAATGCAATGAGGTATGGTATTTACTTGCTAAACAATGCTATATGTAACAAATTTatcttcagtaattttccttcctCTTAATTAAGCCATTTTAACGTGGGTGTCTTCATCTGGCTCGAAGATACCTTTTTGATGTGACCAGCTGACTTATCATCCGCACCAGTTTCAGTGTGTGAGGTCTGACTGGGCACGCTTCACCAAAGAGACAATTTATCATTGACTCGTGAACGTAGTACCTGTTTGTAAAAGCAACCattgagaaaaaaaattgtgtaTGAAAACTGACAAACTGTAAACAATTCTAGACAAATTATCTGATTTATAGCCTGTTGGCtatacaaatacaacaaaataatTATAGCATGTGTTGAATTACAAGTAAAACTAGGCAAATGACAAACCAGCAGCAGAAGCGAGCATTGCTAATGCACTCATGTTAACTTTAAAGTAATAATGTCTTTGGCAGCAATACTTATCTGCCAGTGCTGATACTCTCAACTGGTAGAGGGTAGCACAAATGACTTGTACTGTATCTGTATGAATTTAGAATCTTCACACATCTTATATAAATGTCTCCCTTTTTATAGTTCAGAGTCGGGAATATTCCATGTTTTACATGGTGTAATGTGGTCATTGGCTCTAACCGACATGCCCATATTTTCAAAAAGGCTGCTGTTGCTCAAATATGCTAGAAGCAAACATGGACAGCCTTCAGGACACTACTATACAGTAAACATTTTCCTTGTTCTGACGTGATACTGTAGATGCAAAAATGAGATTTATTGATGGTCCACCCTATTAGTTATATTTTGTATTAAAAAactatttttctttttttataaATCTGATAACACTAAAATATTTATGTAATCCTTAATATAAAACTTTACCTTTTAATATTGCAAATATTACTTAATCTGTTCCCATCACCAAATATTTTGTTGATAAGAATGTTTGGATTAAGTCTCTtggttgtctttgcttgctcagaGAATAATAAATCAGAGCTTCCTGACTACCTGTTGATGACTGAGGATCAATGTTCCtgcaggcctccttgttgctaatctgatcaatcaggctgtttgatgcagctgcttgcagcctggttgattaggtatactttgaaggtgcttgtcaagttctctcttgaacactgcaagAGGTCGGTCACTTATGCCTGGTATGTGTAGGGAAAGTGTGTTTAAAAGTCTTGGGGCttagatgttgatagttctctctctctctctctctctctctctctctctctctctctctctctcaatgtgcCTATTGCACCTCTAGGAGTcccttttttttcattgtttattCTTGGTGTTGGTTCAGTACAGTATTTGTTTAATTGCACTTCTTTGCACTCTCCCATTTGCCTTCATCTATCTTTTTGCAGAGGGGAGCTTGTGTGCTGTACTGGTCAGGTTAAACAAGTGAAGCTTGTAAGGTCCTACTTCTGGACAATGAGTAGGTGTCAAACCAAAAATGCCCTAAACCTCTCCTATGGgaacaaatatattatatatacagtatatcaatTAGTCACGTATTTAAGGAAGAGAGAGAGTAGTGAATATCTCGAGCCATTATTGAGGGCACCAGCTTGCCATGTTAAAAAGGAATGAATCAGGCCCACAAACACCACTGCAAGGAAAAATTATAAGTACCAGGACCATAAATTTGCTTCCCTGTTTTTGTTAGTCTGTGCTGTGCACTGACTTGTGCTCAGCATGTCTATAATATTCTTTATATTTAGCTAcggtactgtatattatatatatacaacatacaATTAAAAAGAAAGAATCTCATACCTTAGTTCTTCTGCATAGTTTGTTATGCAGTACTGGAGTGCTCGAGGACTATGGTGGAGGAAGGTGGCCAGAACACTGCAGTACTGGTGGATAAGTGCACTATCACACTCGCTGGTCTCACCACCATGCTCTGGGTGTAGCAAGACGAGCAGCTGCGGCACACTGTATGACAACCATCCTTCAACTGGCACGTGCTGTAAAGAATAGGAATACTGTTCAGGAACATGTTAATTCTATTACTAAACCTTATTTTTTTTATGAACTAATCTCCAAGAAAGGGCAAGTTACCAGCCATAAACAGTCTGTTGTGTATTTGCAAGTTAAGCAGTACACATCTTCCTGGAGCTGGAGTCACTACCATAGCCTAAGTGCAATATATGGGCATATTTACATCTGACTGGATATTTGCAATCCAAATGAGTTTGTATAACAAGCTAGTGAGGATATGGCTGTAATTCAGGAGCAAGCTTTATTTGAATTAGAATTTAATACAATATTGTACTAAATAAGGGAGTACAAAATCAAGCTTGGAAAAAAGTTTGTCTACAACCATACTATTAAGTAATCTACTCATGACAAATATCAATGATATAGATTAAACATGCAAATTTACAGTACAACTTCAAGTCAACTAACTATATGGGATCAACACCAATTTGTTGCAATGAGGGATTCATTACAACCGGAGATACCTCCAGGATGTATTACCCATGTATTTCTTCAAAACTCATTTTCAGAAGGTAGCAGGGCCATATCTGAGTGAATGAAAACCTTGCCTATTCAGAATTAGAAAAATAAAAcatagaatttggctttaaatatCCTCAATAGCTTTCTCCAGGCTCGAACTGTTGCTTGTAATGTTGAGCCCATCTACAAAAATCAAAACCGTGATTGGAGCCATATTAATAGTTACTATTCATACCCTAATATTTCTGACCAAGGGCTGAATTCACCAAGtgaaattttaatttcaacctgtcatatgaagatcaACTACAAAGAACCTGTCTGTAAAGAGATTTAACTACATGTAGCATTTTTCCTATGCTTTAGTCTTGAAATCTCATTTTCAAGGGAAAAAGGACCCTTAATAGTGAAAAAAATGGGGAATCTCAAAATTAAAATGAACCAgagaatttggttttaaatgtACTTGATAACTTTCCCAAGGCTCCTTACTATTTTTCAAAATGTGCCCATCTACGAAAATCATTAAAAACATGACTGGAGCCATATTAAGTTTGTTACTGTTCATATCTAATATTTCCCACACTCTACGGGCTGATTTCACTGAGCAAAATTATAACGTCAACCTGTCAAATAAAGGACAACAACTAAGATAACCTGTCTGTAAAATATTTAACCACATTTAACATACTTCCAACCCACAAGTCTTGATAACTCATTTTCAAAAGAAAGAGGGTCCATAACTGAACAAAAACCTCTACATCTGgggggaaaaaaaaatatataaaaaaacatagaatttggttttaaatatgtTAATTGACTTTTCCAAGACCCAACTATTTCTTGTAATGTTGCCTCCATCTATGAACTCGGTCCTAACATCCTAAGTAAATGCACACATCTGCTTCAGCGAACTCTTGTTCATCGAATCGGGCAAGTAAATCTGGCATGGAAAGCATGTTCCAACCAGAGATTTGCCGAATCAAGGTTCATTGACTCGAGActccactgtacagtacagtactttgatTTATAATTCACTTATGATATGAATTTTtgttttgttgcaatagttccaaTAGGTACTATTGGAAGTACCTACTGGAACTATATAATTTTGTGTACTCCCTGAAATAACTGCTTTGAGGGAGTGTTGAGTCTGTGGGATATTTCTTTTTGTATTATAATTAGTTGGTCAGTTGTTAATGGATTGAGAGACTGGTGCTTATGTCCCAATTTTGTGACAAGGCCATGTGAAGCCTCTTATTATGGTGGATGGTAAGTCGCAGAGCCTAGCAGTGAATAATGTTCCTGGGAAGACCATGTGGTCTATGGAAGAAACATACTAACTCAAAAGAGCATTCTATACACTCAGTGCTgcatttgatatttttcttttgAAAGCATGAAAGCCAAATTTACACCAATTCCTTACTTGTAGAAGAGTTGTTAAGCTGGGTATGACTTCATCCGTTTGTGGCTGAAGACCACACACCCAAGAAAACTCGGTCACGGATCCCAGCAACTCGTAAAGGGCActggtgcttgtatgtgtcacCTCTTGTACAAGCCTCAAAAGCTGGAACAAAATATTCATTAAAAGACAACTTAAGATTCAGCAATATTGTAATGACTATCTGAATAAATTGTTAAATGCTAATCTAATCAATACCGTAATGAAAATTTGATTGTGGTACTGTATATATTCGTCATTTCATAAGCTGGGGGGAAAAGTTATAAGTTTAAAATGATATCTAATCAAATTTCAGTGTGATGTACTGTAATAATAACTGTCAAACCTCTTTTTCTGGGAGATTTTCCCAAGCACGTGATGAAAGCTCTCTGAAGTCAGTCAGCCAGCGTACACAAGTCAGTCGATAGACGGCTGGAATCTCGGGTGTTTTCATTGCCTCATTTACTAGATTTCGTAAACATTCATATTTGTTGTGCTTTAATGTCTGTGAACAAATCAAAATATGAGCAGAGAAcagcaatacagtacagtatatgcattATTAATCATGTAACTGCCAAAACCCTTCTCTTACATAGTTATTAATGTTAATCTATTCCCAAGTAAATAGGAAGGAAATTAAAAGTCATTATAATTACATAGAAGATATACAAGGCCCACCACAAGGTGATATAAGGATTGAAATCAGATCATATACCAATTCTTACAGCTGTGAAAGGCTAAGACAGGTCTCTATATTCTTTTTACCCAACTCCCTCTCCCACTTAAGAGTGGGAAAGAGGGATTAGGTAAGAAGTATTTTAGGTTCCAGTTTTGGCCTTTCACAACCTGTGAGAATCACTATCAAGTTCCAATCCTTGTACAATTATGGTGCAGAAGCAGCATGTTGGCCTTTTATATCTGTTGCAGGTTCAAGTCCTGCTTAAATCTAAATGACATTTTTATACCACTGTCAATTTTCAGTTCTATATCTactattcaacccatcctcctatttaTATAGTACAGTACATTTTGTAACCATATGGAAAATCAATACAATAGACACAGAAAATAGACAATTAGATATTAGATTTGTTATTATTCACCTTATAGtctgaaaaaataaagctaaacaccaagcttaaatattcctaggcctagtacagTACAGCATATATGTACTAAATTAGGCCTaggaagattaggttaggttaagttttctttGTAACAGTACAaaaacttttccggtttgtccaaatttaatAATGCCGATTTCTACTCtctaattgccttttacgtcaatatatgcacaATGATCACTACTATAAATACCTAAACAGGAGGGTGGGCTGTTATTTTACCTTCATTTTAAATGGACACCGTTGAGTTCCTTTGAGACAAGTGGCCAATGTATCCAGTGTAAGTGTCAACATTTCAAGCTCATCTTGTCTTATTTGTagttcttcctcagtattttctgACCTATGAGTACTTCGAGAGAGCTTCATGTACTTCTTTATGAAGCTACTTATAATGTTAACAGTAGTAGTATCCTGAAAAATATTAGAATGAGTTACTAAAGTCACAACCTGTGTGCGAGTTGCACTATGCTGCCACTCTCATAAATACTGTTTAGCGATTCTTTGCACCCAGTTTTAATATCATGGTCCAGTCAGGTTGAACATGACATAGGGCCGCAATGACTGCCGCATACATTTTATAGTGCTCTTGTAGGGCCTTGTAGAGGTGTTGAAGTCATTGAAGATGGATGTCTGTTCTCAAGCTCAGCATAATTAAGACCCAATGAATAGAAAAATTATCAGTCAAAACACACTAGTGCAGTTCCTCTAGTATACACTAAGTAATAGCATCATTGTAGGCAGGCCCCTATCCATCCACAACAACCTCTTATTCATCTTAACTGCTCTTTGATCTTGCTTCTCCATAGTTACTTACAAGTACAGTATATCTTTTTAAGCGCCACCTCGTAACCTTGTGATGTGGGTGGAAGTGGTTTTAAGAACTTCCTCCTATGCATTTCACTTGCCAATCACCCATACAGGGGACAAGAATTTTCTTTAATCTTTGACTTGGTCGCTTATTCAGCTTCCACGAATGTTTCCTCCCTACCTCATCTAAGTATAAAAATGCTGCCTTTGTCCAATCGTTTATTTCTCTTAGTATCTTGTAATATACACAAGTGACATATCTTCTGTTTCTTCTCTCCAAAGGCTGAGTTCCCTTAACCTGTCCTCTTAGCCAATCCCCCCTCAATTCTGGTACTAATCTTGATGCAAGCCTCCAGGTAAGCCTGTCTACTTTGATCCTTTTTGTGCTTAACAAGGTGCAGATCTATGGTGGTGCTTCACACTCTCAGTAATGGTTTTATATAGGCAGTGTATATGGACTTCCAGGCCTCCTGCTTAGATTTGTGTATGCTGTTCTAATGTTTACCAACTTCTTGTATGCCACTTGCATCCTGTTCACAAAgttatggtgtagtggtgggattatattcactcccaggtcttttcctCTTACTTTCTTGTAGTTGCCTTATCCTTATGAGAGTTTCCTGCAGGCCAAAAGTACACTATTTGGATTTAATTCCTGCAGCACTTTACAGACCCTCACAGTTCTTACTATTCTCATCAGCTTTACATCGTTTGTAAACACTGACATGTAAAAGCTCAATCCTCCTTGCAAATCTAACAAATTAGTAAGAACAACAGTCCTAGGACAGAGCTCTAGATAAATTATTATCACTTTCATCTTCTATCCAGCCTAACATCCACTTTTGCTATGACAGTTTTCTATTTTTAGGTCATTTTTCAGGTATTTATCTCCCTTACTCAggtcagtcttttccattatccctgcttgtcTCTCCATTCTGTGTATTAGTCTTTTGTGAGGACCTGTATCTAGAGCTTTCCGGCAGTCTAGAAAGATGCAGCTCCTCATCTTTCAGTGTCTTGCCTTATTTTGACGACTCAAATAATTCAATCACGTTTTGTTAGATGTGATTTTTCCTCTGAATTGGTTTTGTTTTGCCATTACAAAATTTATTCTCTACAGGCATTCCACAATTGTTTCCTGATAACTTTTCAGAATTGTACAGAAGATGAATGTTAGCGACATTGGTCAGTTGGTTAGTGCTTTATGTCTTGTCTGGTCCAGTCCTATTTTGCTACATCTTGGCCCTCTAGGTGTGTACCTATTTTGCAGAAAGTCCAATGCTGTCTAGGCTGGGACCAATTCTTAAGTGTTGACTTCTACTGCATAGGTTAGTAGTTCAGAAATTGGGTACCATGTTCCCAATGGTTTTATATTGGGTAGTTGCAAACTACCAGTTCAGGGGTGTTGCAAACATAGACTCATGATTGAAAAGTAGCATTATAGGCTCTATGTATGGAAAAGCCAAGTGGTTCACCAATATGTAAACTTACATTTCTTAATTACAgtatatttaaaataataaatgTTTCTATTCAGCAATTGTAGCTTAAATAAAATGTGTGGGGTATTGAGTTCAAAACTTTCTACCAATAAAACAATGGAAttgatgttttgtatttatatataggtAACAAATTGTAATTAAAATGTTGGGTAAGCAGTCTTGGGTaatcacaaatttatttatatattttttaccacCATAGCAGCTATCTTGTCACTGTGGTGGGCTCAAGCATCTTGTTCAAGATCAGCAGACTACTGGCAGGTTTCTTCAGGCATTTCATAGGTCTTCCAAGAAAATCTAGATATCTGTTATCCTGGATGGATTGATTCATGGAAttggggtggatataaataggagctgcatcgtatggatcaataggccttttgcagttaccttcatcttATGTGCTTATTTTGTCTTCGGTTATTGGAAAGTATTTCTATAGGGTTCTCCTACAAAGGTGGTGTATAATATACACAGTCTTTGTTGGCATAGATGCCATTTGTGTCATGTAATGGTGCCATGATCCTAACCGAGCATAGAGGATCACTGTATAGTGCACTGAGCAACAACAATTTATTCAGAAAATAGCTTTTCCCAAACTCATATTTTGTAATGTTGCTGAACAAATTATCTGGTATAAAAATTACCAACATGATTTTAGCAGACCACCTGAAGAATCTTACCCCCACCACATTATTCAACCTTTCCTCTTTCAAATTAAATCTGAATTTGGCCATTTACccgtatggccaaaaatggatgtacggtaatttgaaaatgaaaaaaaaattgaaaataaattgggtatttttttttccaaaacaataagttaagggtcctctggtacatTAGGAGAGCAGGAAATTCGCCTGAAGTTTTCGAAcgtcatgaaaaatgttaattgaaagtttcctcttttaATCTTttcgagtaagccagaggactcaaacagaaaacgggagagtacagtgcagtacatcactttcgtgagccgatttcatttcaaattacgtccatttttggctatAGCGCAcatacgtgcgaaaagcgacattatttcgaagaggacgggttggattatTAACCTGGAGAATCTCCATCACTTCCTGTCCCTTCTGAAGATAatgaatacagtacagtacaattaGCATAGCAGTACATGTTGTTCTGATAATGGTAGGACTCGTGTGTACTGTATATATCAAATACTCATCATCCTTAATAGTAAAGTCATTGTTACCCATACCACATACACCTGGTATCCTGCCTTACCTGAAGAACCAATCACAAGTTTGTACTATTGAAACACTTTTCCCGAGCTACCtggggaaaagggaggggggggggaagttggcgATTTTTCAGGTGACCTAgtaaataaatgtacatacaTGATTTACAGTTTAACCCTGGGCTCTAATTATCAAAGTAATAGACTGAGTATTTGTTGATAAATGAGAGTCAGgtaagaaaatcagtaggagctatGAGGTTTTTAACCCGCACACATGGTACTCCTAAGAACAATCCCTaggaccactacaccacaacatggccaAATGCAGTGCAACCCAGAAtttaacgacggtctcgcttcatgcaggtcggcgttcaatccccgatcatccaagtggttgggtaccattccttttccccgtcccatcccaaatccttatcctgacctcttccaagtgctatatagttacaatggcttggcgctttctgatagttcccttccctttccttggGGTCCCAAGAGTTCTACTGAAGCCCAATAAGGGTTTCACCCATTGCCTTGCCTCTATGCactggctgtggtccaggagtTCTACCACCAACGcttctcttcaaatgcacaaTAAAATTACATTAACATGatttcattgatacatcacgttaatgtgatttcattgttcaCAGAGTATGATTGGAACCTTTAAAATAACTGACCCTCCAAACAAATCTTCTAATGGTGGTGTATTTGCTGGCTCCCTGCTGCAGCTCTTGCAGAACAGAGAACTGATCTTCTAGGGTTGAGGCTGCCAGAAGCTCAGACCGCAGCTGTCCAAAAGCATGTTCCAAGGTGCGCTCATTAGAGATTTCCTGGAATTCTGCCCATAATCTTCTTGGGGTTTGTGTCTGTATCTGTAGTTATTGAGGAGAGTAATAGTACTTTTTAAATAATGTTCAAATTCACAAGCATCTGAAACAGCAGGCAAATGAAAATTATTTTATCTTcataatatacagtataaaaGAAACCAACTTTTAACTCCCAGAGAGAAAGGGTCATTATTCCGCTTCAGTCATAATGggatcagggactgaaccccactattagctaaatgaattgtggggttcagtccctgagcccattatgtgcctttgtaaccctttccactactgcccacaagatgggtatggggtgcataataaatgaactaactaaTTTCTGCTTCAATCAAATACTTTCACTTATGTTAACATTTAAGAAGAAATATTGAAATTGACAATTTTTAGGCTATGAAATAAATGTCAACAAATGTTTGAAAGGTCTCTTTGAGAACAGTTGGAACAATTTAAGTCTaggtgacactgccaaagccatcaGCAGCTTCAAGGTGTCATATGACATAGGGACGAAGGGACAACACAGGTGTAGCTCTCAATCTGTTActataattaggtaattacagaAACAGGTGAGAAAGTTAAACCTTGTGAATGTGTAGGCACAAAAATGTCCGCCTTTTTTTTTTGCTCTATTTGGTTTTAAATTCAAAGGTTTATTTATCTTTGTTGTTTTTCACAATGCTGTAACACAGAATGTAGCAAGTCACTTATACATACTATGAGAGCATGTTGATAGTCATCCATttgttatttagctcattttgaatgTTATTTAGAGAGGAAAAATGTTTGAATAACCAAGGTAGTATCATCTTTAAAAATATTGATTTGAGGTTTTGGGACAAAGGTATTTTAAGTATTTAATTCAGTATCAAACATTTTTTAATTTGTAAAAGGAGGTATATCATGACTTTACTACAGTTtatcacatttatttatttatttatttatttatttatatatatgcaagaaggtacattgggtttgtgagaatacattgaatagtacagtatttacaatcttgtaaagccactagtacgtgcagcatttcgggcagacaCATATGGGTTTGCTTGTAAAAGCAAAAATTGTGTTCACAATTAGGTAAAAATATTGATAGTATGTGTGTTTTATCCACTATGGCTAGTTAAATCAAGAATACATAccaaggaggaggagacccatagTGAGTGGAGGAGGTGAAAGAGCAGTGTGGAGGTGGAAAGTGTGTATAGATGAACTTCCTTGACATCTTTACCGTCTGTGACATCCGAGAAGTTAAGGCTCTGGCTTCGCCGTGGTGGATGACTGTGCGGGAGATAATGCTATAGTGAATGAATTGAAAACATCTGAATGCATCTTACTGGGTCTTTATTGTtgcatggatatatatatatatatatatccatgcaACATTTACATATTGCTACATGTAAAAAGATATTTACATATTGCTTTGTAAATATCAGTGTTAGTTCATTCACAACACTAATGGAAGTAAATATTGCTTTGTAAATATCAGTGTTAGTTCATTCACAACACTAATGGAAGTTACAGTAGCAACAAGGGCCAGAACTATTTTCTAGAGATGTTTCAGCTGTTGTGAATGACTATTGGAATgtgattatacacacacacacacacacacacacacacacacacacacacacacacacacacacacacacacacacacacacacacacacacacacacaggtgtatattatatataaaaagatgTATATATAGATCTTTTTAACACCTATAACCTTTCATTattcagcattttgctccaaggtGATGCCTCACCACTCCACTGAAATGAAAAATGgttaataataacaattatgTTTCAATTATAGCATACAATGCTGATTAAAGTCTCTCCTCATTATATCCTAAATGTAGAGTGACATTATTCTTGAGCTGGAAGCATTCATTTCAATAACAGTTCTGCACTAGAAGCATGAAAAGTAGTGTTCATTTAATGAAATAAAAGTTTTTGGTTGAAAATTACTTTGTCAAATGCCCTTATACAGAATCTATAAGAGTGTGTTTGTCTGTGTCcaaggctggaggccagacactcgGGGCTAGCCTCGCCCAATGTTGTCTGGAGTATGGGATTGACACAGGCTGGTTGGGGAAgggttaaatgctttaagaaatattagcaattATAAACACCTTCAAGGCCCTTTTCATGGCCTGAAGTGTGATAAATAGCATGTGATTTCCATGGAGTTTGGGCACAGCTGTACCCAACTGTGCTCAAACTCCACAGTCCTATCCTGGTACAGCATCTTTAAAAAGAGTAtgtttgtttgtgtttggtcgaggttggaggccagacggtaGCTATTAACCTCACACAACTTTCCACAGTGAATTGTGATTGTATGGCTAGTGTCATAGGATGGATGAGGTCAACTCCTATGCCCCTCTAAGTAGGATTGGCTTCTATTGCAATAATCAACAACTGCTATTTACTGTAATCAGAAATGTGGGTTTTATTGTGCACTGTGTGTTTACCAACAGATTTCTTGGGTGTTGTCGATAT carries:
- the LOC123770297 gene encoding uncharacterized protein C12orf56 is translated as MNSGDETRNNKLEYFLKKNLHPSVYNNIRLYEAVIVRCGNSLSYKQAVVTGEDVYLTETPPRALTHLLNVSHITNVMLVHDLPEFLQGGVRDHTTHITVRYRQPRRNSLARLGTPSLPHHTTYPLPSTSSINEDDEDEKSERGYPEATRALAEAAHETVSACSDPLPLPRISIDTLCITSADAATLNSTKRKGWSQRFNGHQNPANGTLLPDIGSPHITLASINKPLASFNGAKLSVRSQSPDHDNACDDHSHSPMIDLLTQVSGRQVTRSVTPDTLPRAKMHRSLSALDTYHRLSPLGLDIPTRSKSVLDKPSTGHPPRRSQSLNFSDVTDGKDVKEVHLYTLSTSTLLFHLLHSLWVSSSLIQTQTPRRLWAEFQEISNERTLEHAFGQLRSELLAASTLEDQFSVLQELQQGASKYTTIRRFVWRDTTTVNIISSFIKKYMKLSRSTHRSENTEEELQIRQDELEMLTLTLDTLATCLKGTQRCPFKMKTLKHNKYECLRNLVNEAMKTPEIPAVYRLTCVRWLTDFRELSSRAWENLPEKELLRLVQEVTHTSTSALYELLGSVTEFSWVCGLQPQTDEVIPSLTTLLQHVPVEGWLSYSVPQLLVLLHPEHGGETSECDSALIHQYCSVLATFLHHSPRALQYCITNYAEELRYYVHESMINCLFGEACPVRPHTLKLVRMISQLVTSKRYLRAR